The DNA segment agaagaggaacAATTAgaggatatgaagaaaaaattccaTCCTGGCCCCAAAGAGGCCAGTTCCAGAGTCACCGTGCGAGACGCCACTGCATTCGAGCTTTTAGCCTATAATCAACCCATATTGAAACCAGATTTACGAGCCCTTCAGAGGAGAGCTTTGTGATTTTCTAAAGCAGACATGTTTGGTATTTTAGAAGGTCAAACCCCCTATGGTGCagtgtttttaataaaatcagtTCGGCAGAAATTAGAGACACACCAGTCAATTTCTAGGAAGCCTCTGAGCCATTCAAAATAACGGGGGAAATAACATAGAAGACCTAACTATGCACAGATCAACGTTTTCAAAACGGGTAGAACGTAAGGGGTGTAGATACAGAAACATCTTGGCAATTTTTGTCCCATTTGTCTCGTTGGGGCAAATTTCCACTCAGAAAAATTACTTTGCAGGGGAGTTACATGACTTGTAAACAAGGGCTGTTCCGGGTGGCCTGCCTTTTGGCAGCAGCAAACATCTCTTCAGGGGGAAACAGATAAACCAGTCCCCAGCCACACACATCGGCTGCATCAGGAAGATCAGCTAATCTCCTGCTCCTGGCAATTGCTACTCTCAGGGGGAAGCAAAAGTAAATTCTGTATGTTGTTCATAGTAAAATTCATTCAAAGTTAAGAAACCTGCAATATTTTCGTCGAAAAGCCAAGTCATGCTCAGACCTAACCAACTTTAAGGCTGGTGGTGAGGACACGTAATACTCAACGCATATCTACAAGGAGGGAGAGGATTTCGTTACTGGGGGGAAGGATGATCCCTTATGCAGCTGAACTTGAGCCCGAGAAAACTCAATGGGAGAGGCCACAAGCACAGTGCTTATTTCAGAGCATACGACTTTAAAgtcttcattgttttatttcctgaAGAATTGCTGAGTTCCCAGCTAATTGGTACTGGGGAGAAATGGGATGAACAGGGAATAACATCAGGGCAAAAAGACGAAGAAAAAAATTCGACTACACCTAGCCAATATGAAGACAGGCCATATTTATATCAGCTGTAAGAGCCAATGAGTGTGTATAATGGAGCAAAAAATCTTTCAATCTTCAAGCTGCAAAACTAATGTCTCCTGACTGAGAGCCGGAGTGGGCATGAGAGTGGAAATTTCACTGACTGCTAATTTTTATCAATTCTCTTTGGGAGGTTTAACAATTCTTTTGCTCCCTCAAAATGTAAGGCATGCATGCAAGAGCCATTGATCTCAAAAAGCATAATACAAATgctatcatttattaaaatgtatatttattccaTAGCCTAACTTGTTTGGGGCAGATGGTCTATTAACTATTAAGTAATCTAGGTACTCATTTTTATACTAATCATTTCAACTCAGATTCCTCCATGATCTTGGCTAATGCACTTACTTGTCTTCTTGAACCCAAATTATGCttagcataaaatattatatattgaatatgcaaaaaaatctttaaaaaatattaataaaaccccATACTCAAATATGCAGGCTATAGgttaatttttaagcaaaaattttaaatgaacaaaataattgagaaaaactcCATGACAAATTATTCACACATTTAAGATAAGAAAGATCTCTTTGGAGAGGCAAGTACATAAATGTGGTAAAGTAATGTTTAAATTCAGGCTGGCCAGTGTTACCAGACAGAAAGTCTTAGAAGGGAGTAAACGTCATTATTTAGTGGTATTAGTTACCAGCTAAAGCCAATGTCCTTTTTGGTTATAGTAATAAAGTGATCATTTAGGAGGAAGAAACCTCATAATACTCTGTTGTTTAAATCTCAGTTGGTATATAAGGTTTACTCTCCAAAATCTTTCTAAGGACTGGAgagaagttaaaattaaaaaatgttagggGGTAACACTGTATTGAAAAAGAAGCTTTAAAAACTAAGAGCATTATACAATAAAATCAGCTAATTCGggagtcaaaatattttaatttcgtTTGGAGACAAAATAAACTGGTCAATTAATTGACAGTAAAAATAGATAGTAgaccaaaaaaatttaatttcattagggtctttttcttttcttttttttttttttggatggagGTAGACACATGTAAAAAGGTATTCCAGAGCAACTGGATCAAGTCGATAAATATCACCTTTGCTGAGGCAGCTTCAGAAATTGATCCATCATGTCTGACCTGGTCTAAATAAGTTTAAGCTCTCTCTTAGAGGAAAGCTAAAACCTAGAATTATCCTAACAAAAAATGTGGGTGAGACACTGAATGATGGTCAGTACACATTCTGAAACTCTCCATGCTGTAAAGATTAAACAAGACCTTGGCcttgtttaggaaaaaaatcacagcaaatcCTATAGTTGAGAACTAGCTACTGTATAAGCCACAGCTGATCTTCATTTGTATAATTAGTATGCACTTTCTTACACTTTCCAGTTTCTCATTTACAAAAGACAACACTGGATTtcagacaaaatatatatatttcttttaaatctttacaaTAAATCAAGATGTAGAAGCTTACAGAGAGcacattttagtttatttaggTACTCGTTTCCAGCTCCCTCGGATGCAAATAGCTCTGGTAACAGTGTGTACATAGTCTCCTCTTTgcttttcaccattttaaagcaaataatacATTTAACTGTATTTAAGTCTGTGCAAATAATCCTTCAGAAGAAATATCCAAGATTCTGTTTGCAGAGGTCATTTTGTCTCTCAAagatgattaaatgagtttattttacTTCAGATAAAGTGCTCCTGTCCAGCAGAACTCAGAGGCCTTCAAGCGTTCAAGAAGTTTAGTTCAGATAATACTCCGTCATACAAACTCCAGCTTCCCGTGCCCGCTGTACGTGCCCCAGTGAACAAGCGAGAGGATCTTATCGTTGCTGAGGTCTGCTTGTCTCATTTTATCACAGGTCAGACAGCAGTTCTCGTGCCCGCTGACCGGCACCATGCACTCCAAGTCTAACTTTGCAATCTGCCCCTTTTTGGAATGGTGTCCGTGGAAGCTGTAGTGCAAACGGGAGAGCATCTGCTGCCTCTGATCCTGCAGTCTCTTGTTTTCACTGCGAAGCATCCTCAAAGCCAACGTGATAAGCAACACTAAGATCAGCCCTCCAGCAATCGGGACAGCGATCACCGCTGCCCGGAACCACAGCTCTTTGGAGGAAGTCAGCTCCTGCACCTTGCTGATGAGGTTCCTGCTACCCTCATGCTGGTAGCGGTTTCCTTGTCCTAAAGGAGCACAAAGAAAATGATCAAACTCTAGGTTAGCTCCTCCCAGGGATGTTCACCCCCATCCAGCCATTTTAAACAAGGAATCCCATTAAAAAGAAGCTTACAATTAAATCAAcgatatttagaaaataaatattgcaaaaCTATCCAAAGAAGCTCATAAACGCATTTGTTTACAGACTGTCATTACTGAGATGTAATGGCCTTTTAATGTcttcaaaatgttgaaaaaacaggcaaaacctATTATGTAGACAGACATCTAATGCTCAGGCAGACATAAAAGCCACTCAATAGAGATGCATCTTTGCATCCAGCCGTGCCTCTCCCCCAGTGTCTCTAATTACATTAACAACAAAATCAATAGCAGACATACAAAGCCGAGGCTGTCACAAGTCTATAGATCAGGCAGGCGTGCTGGTTAGAAACGGCTTCTATACCTGAGGCCTCACCCTTGGGGGGAGAGAGGACATCACGCAGCCCTCTGTAATTGCACATGTCTTCATGACAGCATTCCAATGTGGGCA comes from the Microcebus murinus isolate Inina chromosome 25, M.murinus_Inina_mat1.0, whole genome shotgun sequence genome and includes:
- the BAMBI gene encoding BMP and activin membrane-bound inhibitor homolog, translating into MDRHSSYFFVWLQLELCAMAVLLTKGEIRCYCDAAHCVATGYMCKSELSACFSRLLDPQNTNSPLTHGCLDSLASTADICQAKQAQNHSGTTVPTLECCHEDMCNYRGLRDVLSPPKGEASGQGNRYQHEGSRNLISKVQELTSSKELWFRAAVIAVPIAGGLILVLLITLALRMLRSENKRLQDQRQQMLSRLHYSFHGHHSKKGQIAKLDLECMVPVSGHENCCLTCDKMRQADLSNDKILSLVHWGTYSGHGKLEFV